The Capsicum annuum cultivar UCD-10X-F1 chromosome 1, UCD10Xv1.1, whole genome shotgun sequence sequence gAGATATGAACTCATTAAGCAtatgggaaaatatttttctaattcacTTCATCTTTATGTTACAGCAATTCCTCCGGCCAACTCCCATGTCAGCATCCCAATTATACTATGCTTTTAATAAGATTCCACGTCCATTACATTTCATATACTTTGTAAATTTTGTGAGGCAAACAAGTTGGAGGATATACCATGGAGGAGTTCAAATATTCTAAAACAGATCAGATTCAATGTCCACATcacttggtcaaacaattcaAAGCAACTGAAACAGGACAAATTCAATTGTTTATAAAAGGATAACAGAAAAAGAGGACGGGAAGTTCCAAAGTGGAGCTGCGTACCCTGTAAAAATACGTTTCATCTTTTCCATCTTCGAACAAGGAGGAATAATATGCAGGATCGTATACAGAACCACCTAAAGCATCATCAGAATTGGATGGCTGTCTAGTTATAGGAGTTGCAGGATTGAGAAAACTGTTTCTCATATCATTATCTGCTTCTCGGGAAACTGAACAGTCTATATAAGAAACACCCAGCTTATACATTTGAATCCACAGTAGTGAAGATGATAATCTCACACAAAATCCAATAATTTGCATGGAGAGAGTGAGTTTCACCGAGAAGATAATAAAGGTTCCATAAACCCCAGACGAAATATTCCTGCATGAATCAATGAAGTTCAGGAAGAAAGATTTCACTTTCTCTAACATTTCTACAGCTGTGGTAAATTTACTATACAAGGATGTTTGAGAACGCAATGTTTGAGTGAAGGCCGCTCTACCTGCAATCTTAGAGAGTGATGCAACAGCCAATGATGCTACTAAAACCAAACTGAAAATATCCATGAGGTGACCAATAGAACAGCTTACAGTACAACATATAAAGTTGAGCTGAACCATTTTTTAGGATTGAGAATTATGTGGTCAAAGGAGTGCAAAAAACTAAAGCTAGAAGTTAATCACTTCATTGATAGTTAGCCTGCACGCCAATTTTATTAGCCTATTACTTGATTGCTTTACAAATAGGAAGGATAAAGGTGAATGCTTATCATCAGTCCAGGACTATTTATGCTATGGGGTCGCAAGGCAATTCTTTCAGAAAAGTTATAACATGGGGCTACAGGAGCTCATACTACTTCAATAGCATTTGATAAGAATGTTATATAAAATAGGAAAGAATAAATTTGGAGCACATTGATCCTTAAATGTGAAAGATGAGGCCTCGCCAGGAACCTTTTTTCCGAAGTATAGCAGCCCATCTagattaaaagaaaaatcttccaaaagatgatgcacTGATAATCTGTCAAACCCAGGATTCGAAAGCGAAGGAATTTCGTGGATTCGGAAAAATCAAACAAGACAAGTAAAAGTTCATGCATAATTGTTTTCTGCATCTGTGAAGAAGGAAATCTGGAAATAACTTCAAAATAACGCAAACTAAGGGAGATATAATGATATTGTGGGAGGGAGGGAGGGAGGGAGGGCCAGGCAAAGTTTTACTCTCTCTGTTCTAGCATCTTTTAGAAAGAGGATCTAAGGTGAGGAAATCTAATTTCcggaaataaaaaaatagttttctttGATTGGTTTGCAAGTAGATGATGCTCTTTTAAAGAGACAATCTGAAGAAGGCAGAAGGATTTATTGTTTGAACTGGAGTTGCATGtgaaaactttgaagaaaatacTAATCATCTCTTGTTTCACAGTAGGTTCGATCATGAACCCTGTATTCTCATTGTCCAACAACTCATGGGCATTATCAAGGACAATGGAGGAAGCAATTACGAATTGCCATTGGAGATTACACAGGATCGACATGAATGAAAGAATGCAAGGAAAACAACACCATTTTGTCTCATTAGGGCAATGTTAACGAATGAGATCGAGAAATGTTTCAGAGTAGTGAGAATGATGTAAAAGCATTAAAgttttttgtttcattttcttAAGGTAAAGAGAAAATACTGTGTTGTACAAATAGATGATCAAAACTTGGTAGATAACTGTGGATGATTAAAATTGAGTCAGCTTCATAATTTGTACATATTCTTTGACACCAACTTGGTGTTTAATAAGTAAATTTcttgaactttttaaaaaaaaaaaaaaaagaagctgcAACTGACACTTCTGCCAAAGACCAAGGCTCTTTGTCACTTTAGTATTAAACTCAGATACACGTAAATGGAATGGGAAAGAGATTGTCTCATTTAAATCTTTCCATAACAGGTATATTTAGACCCTTCTCTTTGGGTTTTGCATTATGTAACTGACATTACCTCTGCGACAAACAGGAAGAGAATGGTATCCCCTCATTCTTTCACTGTTGAGTTGCCAGACAGCTTCGGGATTTGTTCCTTGATTTGTTTGGTTTAAAATGGGTCACACCAAGCTCAATGAAGGATTTACTGCTAGTTCGGGGTATTAAGGAATAAAATGGTCCAGCATGTATGTTTTTTGGGTACTCTGGAGAGGAATTCTAGGTTCTATGAGGGCAAAGAAAACACTGTACATCAGATGAAATATAGGTACCTATGAACATTAGATTTCTGGTGTGAACTCCAGGATGTTTATGAGATACACAAAATGATTGATTTCATTAACTCCTTCGAGAATAGGATCTTTTGTATAGAGGTTTTCCTtctttaatgttatttttaaGTAGGGAACTGCCCAGCATTGTACATCCCAATCACCTCCTTGAGACGGGAGtaccaagctgtccaacaagttctacaaactgtccaacaagttcacgaccattcacacgtagccaagctcgggagttacaacaactccaagctatgttcatgcaaatagctatgtgtgagttggtacttgagtcttccaatggattaaatgttttcaagtgtgaagaggagccttgaaagtgtaataaacttacactccaaggccaccccttggcaagggtaggatggtcatttgttatctcaCTTTGTGgagtaatataaatagatagtgttagggttattttgaGTTAGTTCTTCCATAATATTGAAGACAACAACTACATTGTAATATTTGTGAACTTATATCTTCACTTGAGAAGTCCCAAAACCGAAATTCACAAGGAGAGTGATCCTTGTGTTGTATCTTagctagaaactaggatcttggggttcttgagttcctcttggtccaagtaagaacttggtattgatattcacCAGTCTTAagggtcctttctcattgttagggtttCTTAGAActttgaatattgtgtgtcaagtttctatctcttttgtaatcttgttaactttgtgttgttgaatctaaaagtctagtgaagccgtgtggggctctttcgattcactagcattgttgccttgttattcatctcattttcttgttcaaaacacaaactcaaagtctagtgaagccgtgtgaggcctatttcgattcactagcaacttgttgttcatcttgttgttcttgtgttgggtGGAATCTCTCGATACAAGcagtcttgtatcatttggtatcgaagcttgtggttgattttgttccaacaaaatcaatcttggacttggtagttgaaaaatacaaataaaaaaaaattgtggaaatctgaaaattccagaaaaaaaaaaaagagaaatctgtccatcttattcttggccgagaaaattgtgttgtgttgttgtcttggtcgaaattggttgtagatctacaaaagattttagttgtttagtttgtttcttgtgttggtttctatctcatcaacacaaaaggtgtctagatctaaagttgagcttaatgatAAGTGACTTGTTGTTGCTCTTGAAGTTGGCTGTGTGTTGTGGCTTGTGTTTGGATGTTAAAGTGGccattgttggtgttggtgttgtgtTTTTAAGGTGGTGTTGTTGTGTTCATCTTAATCTTCTCTTCATCTCATGTCTTGAACACTAACAAgagtaaaatagatccaaaaagttgAAGGACAAAGTGTAAAGTTGTTTGTAAGAAGACTTGAGCACATCACTTCCATGActtgacatctacttttcaacAACTTTTACCATCTTTtaagggaccttgttttgtgagATTGGTACAAGTCAAGTCTTGCCATTTGAGATTGTACTTAAAGAAGACTCAAGACTTATActtttccctccaaaaccaattgtcatcTACTCCAAAGTGTGTGAAGATTGAAGCTTCAAAATTGCAACTAAAATTGTGTAGGGCCAAGACCTAATACAATGTTGCCATGTCACCTTTTGCCATTGCCACGTcactaataagctcaaatttggatgttctagtttctaatttttgattcctagtttcctctaatagactcaagaactaattaacaagctagaacactcctactaggttgtcaattagtcctttgaagccttgtattcatgtcatcgtttgtttgtgtgcttttatcgtttgaatacgttgtaactcttgACTTTAGTTcgacgagaattctttgagtttcaaacaagaatccactccggacaagagcatactcataccttaaatattcacgggttactagccaatctacaacacttgtggagctcAAGTGTGAGTGAGTGATCTGAGAGAGTGTGAGTAAGGGgaggttttaaactaacttgtttgttacttgtgtaggtgataccctTGACAATAGAaggaaccacgtctcaaaccgtggattctaatgaaatggagaatcatattcttgaggctatgacccgaacTCTTGAAAGGTAgagtacggaagtgggagccataaggagggaagtgacgactattagtgggaggttagaacaagtggagagtcaaaggaactctcgcccTTCTACTCCTTGACATGtttcgtcaagtggacatgataaaAATTCCTCCGCTACCattactcccgaaacatggcctaaattgccaaatccttcactagctccactaaatgccgcaagccaaaccaccCAAAACCACCTAACCtaagactccaatagaccaacccattcccaaactccTCAAGTTCCGTAAAAGGGACTTGGACGTCCAATACCTCCACTAAATCCAAACCCTCCCTTCCAAgttccactaaaccaaagacaactacctccacaaaatccaattcctccaaatcaagttccaaacgTCCAAAACCGTCCCatccactttgaggaatatggtagagaggattatgaagggtatggagccttcGATGATACTTACATGAGGGAGGAGGAGATGAGAGGGGGACATGTGGATTCAaggagataccgagggtatggagaaaggggaaaccgacaCCAAGAGAAAGACGTAAGCATCAAtaatcaaattgagcctacctatctttaagggtgaaagtgactccgaggtgtatcttgctagggagtcggcgtgtgataaagtgtttcaattgaatgatatctcggaggagaagaagagttattATGCCATCgctcattttgaaggctatgctaacacttggtgggaatacatcAAGCGGTTCGGCAACAAGTTGGTAGAGGggcaaccaccaccatggtttcggtTGAGGTATTTAATGAGGCAACAGTATCTTCTCGaaagttatcgtcatgagttgcttgctaggttgtacaatttgcgTCAAGGAAAtcgaagtgttatggcatactataacgagtttcaacaactcatgttgaagcttgatcatcgggggaacaaattggccatgacatcattcggtttaagtgtgggttgaacaaagagatctccactcatttgatgTTTCATAAGTTTGATACTGTTGAAGGAATTTTCtaagcggctcttgagattgaaaagGAACTAAAAGAGAGGTCGTCATTCAaggcaaagggaccatcaacctcgggttggccgaggagcaaagatatggttcaaccacCTTCGGgctggcccaaaaacaaggaccaacccgcctCTACAAGGCTGCCCGAGCCTAAAGCAGTCCACAAATTTCCTCCCCGGCAAGAAGCACACatgtatcctaatcctaaagggttccaatgttttAAGTGCCAAGGgtggggacataaagccaatgaatgtccaaaccgacGCAATGAGATCCTAagggaagggagattgtattaccttggtggggaggtgggtcttgaaaaagaagagaatgaggccgagcctcaagatggcGAGGAAACCAAAAATGGACCCcacgacgatgatgatgatggtgaagaTATTTACCCACAAGAAGGGGAGtgtgtggttccaaactttgtagttagACGCgtcatgattagtaaggcaatagatgaccctagtcaaagggaaaatctattccatactaaatgccttgtaaaGGGGAGggtgtgcactttggtgatagatagtggtagttgtgcaaatggtgttagtgttgctatggtgaACTTTTTGAAATTGCCAACTACACCTCATACTAGCCCTTATACTagcccttacaagttgcaatggttgaatgaatgtggcGAATTGAAAGTCATGAGGCAATGTGTAATACGGTTTAGGTAGGAAACTACCATAACGAAGTGTTTTGTgacgtgataccaatgcaagcgtgtcacttgttgttaggtagaccttggcaatatgataggtctaccaaacatgatgggaggtctaatcgatatacacttgagaaggatggccggAAGGTCACACTTCATCCACTTTTACCTTCACAAGTGAACGAGTTGCATCAAAGgatgagagaattgaaagaaaagaggaagaaacccgaaaatgaagaaaaagaaggggaaactGTAGGTGGGGTAGTA is a genomic window containing:
- the LOC107852295 gene encoding uncharacterized protein LOC107852295 isoform X3, which codes for MTGFNPLQLFSSMFSSQSLGRTYAVLLFSAILVDISWFILFASEIWNISSGVYGTFIIFSVKLTLSMQIIGFCVRLSSSLLWIQMYKLGVSYIDCSVSREADNDMRNSFLNPATPITRQPSNSDDALGGSVYDPAYYSSLFEDGKDETYFYRGSQNNGFVIGSPSTAKTAQFKTSMSRSIHITDDDSATRSPQHV